One window of the bacterium genome contains the following:
- a CDS encoding UPF0164 family protein, which produces MKLLLVIGLIAFSSYGIDEKAGISGAQFLNIGVSARASGMGGAYCALSDDVDSICYNPAGLGKIEKKGIGFMHSRYLNEVNYEYLAGVMPLGNQGIGIALSLLNSSRIKRTTVSNPSGDGSSFDACDYSLTGSYGKN; this is translated from the coding sequence ATGAAATTGCTTTTAGTAATTGGCTTAATAGCATTTTCAAGCTATGGAATTGATGAAAAGGCCGGAATATCAGGGGCACAATTTCTAAATATTGGGGTTAGTGCAAGGGCAAGTGGAATGGGTGGTGCATATTGTGCTCTTTCGGATGATGTTGACAGCATATGCTACAATCCCGCTGGGCTTGGAAAGATAGAGAAAAAAGGGATCGGATTTATGCATAGCCGCTATCTTAATGAGGTAAATTATGAGTATCTGGCAGGGGTTATGCCTCTTGGAAATCAAGGAATAGGAATCGCCCTTTCCTTGCTCAATTCCTCTCGTATAAAAAGGACTACCGTTTCAAACCCTAGTGGTGATGGCTCTTCCTTTGATGCCTGTGATTATAGCCTTACCGGCTCATATGGAAAAAATA